A single region of the Pectinophora gossypiella chromosome 2, ilPecGoss1.1, whole genome shotgun sequence genome encodes:
- the LOC126373863 gene encoding uncharacterized protein C19orf47-like — protein sequence MNSAANRMDANLTSMWVSFFTTAGIPSDVAATYALTFTENRIQNDMLLDLNKEYLRDMGISRMGDVIAILRHAKQVHESTARDRVLSTTVISNKVPVAAVTGRATVAQPSSPASRILEHYTRNVASKESSPVQAQKRKSNEMQSHTVDLNIKKARLIRFGTPPKATVKEAAVSKQTVFARLGNSEPVAAIATVKTTTIKTDAKPIFARLGSKTDDPVPVQKDALKYEGILKSTPSFKTVTVTTTKNNVRKIACTMRADEAPLSAKEKLAVPKATSKSVKFSNTVQYKEIEAVKKAATVKPKLTPVFNKPERRLSMPEGSVKARLGMKANTNNLTITKNVFNRLGV from the exons ATGAATTCAGCTGCTAATAGAATGGATGCCAATCTAACCA GTATGTGGGTGAGCTTCTTCACCACAGCTGGTATACCATCAGACGTCGCAGCCACATACGCCCTAACCTTCACAGAGAATCGTATCCAGAACGACATGCTGCTTGACTTGAACAAAGAGTATCTACGGGACATGGGCATCAGTCGTATGGGAGACGTTATTGCTATTTTACG GCATGCGAAGCAAGTGCACGAGAGTACAGCGCGGGACCGCGTGCTGAGCACCACAGTGATCAGCAACAAGGTGCCAGTAGCTGCTGTCACCGGCCGCGCCACCGTCGCGCAGCCCTCCTCAC CGGCGAGTCGCATTCTGGAGCACTACACGAGGAACGTAGCGTCGAAGGAGAGCTCGCCAGTGCAGGCACAGAAGAGGAAATCCAATGAAATGCA GTCTCATACTGTAGATTTGAATATAAAGAAAGCTCGGCTCATCAGATTTGGAACGCCACCAAAGGCGACTGTTAAAGAAG CGGCAGTAAGCAAGCAGACAGTGTTTGCTCGCCTCGGCAACTCGGAGCCGGTGGCGGCCATCGCTACAGTCAAGACAACCACTATCAAAACCGACGCCAAACCCATCTTCGCACGCCTCGGCTCAAAAACCGACGACCCAGTCCCCGTGCAGAAAGACGCCCTCAAATACGAAGGCATACTTAAAAGCACGCCGTCTTTCAAAACAGTAACCGTTACTACCACGAAGAATAATGTCAGGAAAATAGCCTGCACTATGAGAGCGGACGAAGCACCGCTGTCTGCGAAGGAGAAACTAGCCGTACCCAAAGCTACGAGCAAGTCTGTCAAGTTCTCAAATACGGTGCAGTATAAGGAAATTGAAGCGGTCAAGAAAGCGGCCACTGTGAAGCCAAAATTGACACCAGTGTTCAACAAGCCAGAGAGAAGATTATCTATGCCCGAAGGTAGCGTCAAAGCTAGGTTAGGAATGAAAGCTAATACCAATAATTTAACTATTACTAAAAACGTTTTTAACAGGTTAGGAGTCTAG
- the LOC126374100 gene encoding 14 kDa phosphohistidine phosphatase-like, which produces MIVNRIIYNIQFCRSFIVSGHLRDVVKAPTLFGSAQNMSSKALDSVPKVDIDPDGVFKYILIKVYDKEKDNVEPSTTIVRGYKRHNYHSDIYDEVQDKLKPLDCEPIGGGRISHQPDDKKIHIYGYSQGYGKADHEVTARLIKDAFPNYTITISDEGY; this is translated from the exons ATGATAgtgaatagaataatttataatatccaGTTTTGTAGATCTTTCATTGTAAGTGGCCACTTGAGAGACGTGGTTAAAG CACCTACATTATTTGGAAGTGCGCAAAACATGTCCTCAAAAGCTCTGGATAGCGTACCTAAAGTGGACATTGATCCCGATGGAGTCttcaaatacattttaattaaagtttATGATAAAGAGAAGGACAATGTTGAACCGTCCACAACAATTGTAAGGGGCTATAAGAGGCATAACTATCATTCGGATATCTATGATGAG GTACAAGATAAACTCAAGCCTCTAGATTGTGAGCCTATTGGTGGTGGCAGAATTTCCCATCAGCCAGATGATAAGAAGATTCACATCTACGGCTACTCACAGGGATACGGCAAAGCTGACCACGAGGTCACAGCGAGACTAATCAAGGATGCATTCCCTAACTACACAATTACAATCAGTGATGAGGGATATTGA
- the LOC126373754 gene encoding 2-(3-amino-3-carboxypropyl)histidine synthase subunit 2: protein MIRVVCAVITKSLCYYFDLCIYSKMANFTTDGKICIERELEITQGKKDFDDLVSRFDIIESCKWITENNFEKVCLQFPDELLPVSAKIYEEIKKRIDVDLYILGDTSYASCCVDTVAAMHVQGNAVIHYGHSCFSKTNIPVFTVLSKKELVVKATITKIHHQFNSDENVKLCLFYDPDYEHCKDELAKWWFQKYQQSYIAVVSIEEKPGRFLGRLVKDKDGESHSVEVLKDCICIHIGTRGQTVFNYTVSIAAREWYLHDPDTDMMERMEETPWFKRRRFLVEKCKDANTVGILVCKLAGDQTKDIISRMKQLCRVNGKKSYIVSVGKPNVAKLANFPEIDIYVMIACPENDLYGNRDFYRPLVYPFELEVALNSNREPYFTQHVTDYDELLPGRRYYCDIEQVKEGTDVSLITGKIRETKVNPTEDQSMELAEKQNWALENIGHNLQDRSWKGLEQKLGETEAKQAEEGRKGIPLQYSNEPE from the exons ATGATTCGTGTCGTATGTGCTGTTATTACAAAGTCTTTGTGTTATTATTTCGATTTATGTATTTACAGTAAAATGGCAAATTTTACAACAGACGGTAAAATATGCATAGAGCGAGAGTTGGAAATCACCCAGGGCAAAAAGGACTTCGATGATTTAGTGTCTCGATTCGATATAATTGAAAGTTGTAAATGGATCACAGAGAATAACTTTGAGAAG GTATGCCTTCAATTTCCTGATGAATTACTTCCTGTGAGTGCTAAAATTTACgaagaaattaaaaagagaATTGATGTTGACTTATACATTCTTGGAGATACGTCTTATGCcag TTGCTGTGTGGACACGGTAGCAGCCATGCACGTACAAGGCAATGCTGTCATCCACTATGGGCACAGCTGCTTCTCCAAGACTAATATACCGGTCTTCACAGTATTGTCTAAGAAGGAGCTGGTCGTAAAGGCTACAATAACAAAGATACATCACCAATTTAACTCtgatgagaatgtcaaattatgCCTTTTCTATGACCCCGATTATGAACACTGTAAag ATGAACTAGCAAAGTGGTGGTTCCAGAAATACCAGCAGAGCTACATTGCTGTTGTATCAATAGAAGAGAAACCAGGCAGGTTTTTGGGCAGACTGGTGAAAGACAAGGATGGAGAGAGCCATTCAGTGGAGGTGCTCAAAGATTGTATTTGTATCCACATCGGAACTAGGGGGCAGACAGTCTTCAACTACACAGTCTCTATTGCAG CAAGAGAATGGTACCTTCATGATCCAGACACAGACATGATGGAACGCATGGAAGAGACGCCGTGGTTCAAACGCCGTAGGTTTCTGGTTGAGAAGTGTAAGGATGCCAACACTGTGGGCATCTTGGTGTGTAAACTCGCAGGGGACCAGACCAAAGATATCATCAGCAGGATGAAACAACTGTGCAGGGTCAATGGGAAGAAGAGCTATATTGTTTCAGTTGGAAAACCTAATGTGGCTAAGTTAGCTAATTTTCCGGAG atTGATATCTATGTAATGATTGCGTGTCCAGAGAATGACTTATACGGCAACAGAGATTTCTACAGGCCTCTAGTCTACCCATTTGAGCTGGAGGTTGCTCTCAATTCCAATAGAGAACCTTATTTCACACAGCATGTTACAGATTATGATGAATTGTTACCAGGTAGAAGATATTACTGTGATATAGAACAAGTTAAAGAAGGCACAGATGTCAGTCTTATCACTGGCAAAATACGAGAAACTAAAGTTAATCCCACAGAGGATCAAAGTATGGAGTTAGCTGAGAAGCAAAACTGGGCTTTGGAAAATATCGGACATAACCTTCAGGACAGATCTTGGAAAGGTCTAGAACAAAAACTAGGGGAGACCGAAGCGAAACAGGCAGAGGAAGGCCGCAAAGGAATACCTTTACAATACAGTAATGAACCAGagtga
- the LOC126373953 gene encoding coiled-coil domain-containing protein 124 → MPKKFAGENSKAVAARQRKEQAKEEKDQKLKKMIEDAQWEDNDDKLKKKQQKKEEQEKKRLEQLQKKAEAKALLEKEMESIKKVKAAPPPPKITRAQITQMKEKTIKAEPENPAPARVVVEEPPLEENLNRIQLDGEVAQSVDEAISLLTDKSDLDRHPEKRQKAAYTAFEEANLPRLKAENPTLRLSQLKQMLRKEWLKSPQNPLNQKAQ, encoded by the exons ATGCCGAAGAAGTTCGCGGGTGAGAACAGCAAGGCGGTGGCGGCACGGCAGCGCAAGGAACAGGCGAAGGAAGAAAAAGATCAAAAGCTCAAAAAGATGATCGAAGACGCACAGTGGGAGGACAATGATGATAAACTCAAGAAAAAACAACAAAAGAAG GAGGAACAAGAAAAGAAGCGTCTAGAGCAGCTCCAAAAGAAAGCAGAAGCAAAGGCACTGTTAGAAAAAGAAATGGAATCTATTAAGAAAGTGAAGGCAGCGCCTCCACCACCAAAGATCACACGGGCACAGATCACACAAATGAAAGAGAAGACAATCAAAGCAGAGCCTGAGAATCCGGCG cctGCTAGGGTGGTAGTAGAAGAGCCACCACTAGAGGAGAATCTCAATAGGATACAACTGGACGGTGAAGTTGCACAGTCTGTTGACGAGGCCATATCTTTGCTCAC TGACAAGTCTGACCTCGACCGTCATCCGGAGAAGCGACAGAAGGCAGCATACACGGCGTTCGAGGAGGCGAACTTGCCGCGACTTAAGGCAGAGAATCCTACACTCCGACTCTCTCAGCTGAAGCAGATGCTCAGAAAAGAGTGGCTCAAGTCTCCGCAAAACCCACTCAATCAAAAAGCTCAGTGA
- the LOC126373839 gene encoding proline-rich protein PRCC — translation MALVAYDNSDSSEFEDDDNESTVIIPTPNHKVGDTIASEPATNDSEVLNQSLFNLLPQPSAKKTQVIEEDDEFLHKKETAANIVKPKAKITVPSLSDFKDVEDRPLPKPKPTNGKKSGLLSMLPQPRNAAITKSTSLIPNVLTKKPLVPTSVKKKTPILSPVKKARTETKGLVDHYSDDSDNDEEETTDFFSIHKPIEVPLVDTPLDIDLPVQIPKTDTVEKKPRNIQSYFKQDVPQHVELEPDYTALTNGPESYSNAASSSHNNGYAEPIGSSSDVVLDEEAIRQLCGARGKRKREDIQIVDVNQQEVLADAREWLMKGLMDDTSKRVSSSKKRGDEPTTQQRRKHQITYLAHQAKANEVELQNQWANNRMSKRQTQSKYGF, via the exons ATGGCTTTAGTTGCATACGATAACAGTGATTCAAGTGAATTTGAAGATGATGACAATGAAAGTACTGTTATTATTCCTACACCTAACCACAAAGTTGGAG ATACCATTGCCAGTGAACCCGCAACTAATGACTCTGAAGTACTCAATCAAAGTTTATTCAACCTCCTGCCGCAACCATCAGCAAAAAAAACACAAGTCATTGAAGAAGATGACGAATTTCTCCATAAAAAAGAAACTGCTGCCAATATTGTGAAACCAAAGGCTAAAATCACAGTACCATCCCTGAGTGAT ttcaaGGATGTTGAAGACAGACCACTGCCCAAGCCTAAACCCACAAATGGA AAAAAATCGGGTCTTTTAAGTATGCTTCCACAACCTAGAAATGCTGCAATCACAAAATCTACATCTTTGATTCCAAATGTACTTACGAAAAAGCCACTAGTTCCAACATCGGTTAAGAAAAAGACCCCAATACTGTCAcctgttaaaaaggccagaaCAGAAACTAAAGGTCTGGTTGACCACTATTCAGATGACAGTGATAATGACGAAGAAGAGACAACGGATTTCTTCTCAATACATAAACCGATTGAAGTACCTTTAGTGGATACTCCGTTAGATATAGATTTACCTGTACAAATTCCTAAGACTGATACAGTTGAAAAGAAACCACGGAACATTCAGTCATACTTTAAGCAAGATGTACCGCAACATGTGGAGTTGGAACCAGACTATACTGCATTGACAAATGGTCCTGAAAGTTACAGCAACGCTGCAAGTTCATCTCACAATAATGGTTATGCTGAACCAATTGGCTCCAGTAGTGATGTAGTTTTGGATGAGGAagct ATACGACAACTTTGCGGCGCGCGTGGCAAGCGGAAGAGAGAAGACATTCAGATCGTTGATGTGAACCAGCAGGAGGTATTGGCTGATGCCAGGGAGTGGCTGATGAAGGGCCTCATGGACGACACTAGCAAGCGCGTGTCTTCTAGCAAGAAGAGAGGAGATGAGCCCACAACCCAGCAGAGGAGGAAGCACCAGATTACGTATTTGGCTCATCAG GCCAAGGCAAATGAAGTTGAGCTACAGAACCAATGGGCCAACAACAGAATGTCCAAGAGACAGACACAATCAAAATACGGTTTTTGA
- the LOC126374022 gene encoding 28S ribosomal protein S11, mitochondrial, translating to MLVAIRNSLRAPINSFTRMLQTSAPVASEKFDHKRIPLDDEGVQGEKVVDLDNVLKLKQNIFPTADSDNLLFDGTPYKNLPICNIRVSHNNTIFTLTDYTGVVKIIKSCGIEGFKNTKKGTNIAAQTTAISLATKAIDRGIKTVRVRMKGLGPGRLSAVKGLQMGGLDIVSVTDNTPVSWNPPRPRKARRL from the exons ATGCTTGTTGCAATCAGAAATAGCCTTCGGGCTCCTATAAACAGTTTTACGCGGATGTTACAAACGTCCGCACCTGTGGCCTCCGAGAAATTTGACCATAAAAGGATCCCACTGGACGATGAAGGAGTACAGGGGGAGAAGGTCGTAGATTTAGATAATGTATTAAAATT AAAACAAAATATCTTCCCTACAGCTGATTCAGACAACTTACTGTTTGACGGTACACCATACAAGAACCTGCCCATCTGCAATATTCGCGTTAGCCACAACAATACTATATTCACTCTTACCGATTACACCGGTGTTGTAAAAATCATTAAGTCCTGTGGAATAGAAGGCTTCAAGAATACTAAGAAAGGAACCAACATTGCTGCACAAACTACTGCTATCAGTTTGGCTACT AAAGCAATTGATAGAGGCATCAAAACTGTGAGAGTGAGAATGAAGGGACTGGGACCTGGCAGATTG TCAGCTGTGAAAGGTCTTCAAATGGGAGGATTAGATATAGTATCGGTCACAGACAACACTCCAGTGTCATGGAATCCACCACGTCCAAGGAAAGCTAGGAGACTGTAA